A window of uncultured Litoreibacter sp. contains these coding sequences:
- the dnaA gene encoding chromosomal replication initiator protein DnaA, protein MTEAEWGQIRAALEQTVGKNNHLTWIEPLSFLGFDDGVIEFQVKTTFMGDWVSRNFGDEIKRESLKQGVQVDRIVFKVGGAKTAVAKPEKVAEPLRTVSAKADVDLPGAPLDKRFTFDRFVVGKPNELAHAASRRVAEGGAVTFNPLFLYGGVGLGKTHLMHAIAWELQERSPKLRVVYLSAEQFMYRFIQALRDKQMMDFKELFRSVDVLMVDDVQFIAGKDSTQDEFFHTFNALVDQGKQVIISADRAPGEIDGLEDRIKSRLQWGLVVDLHPTDYELRLGILQQKVENYKSQYQELQISDGVLEFLAHRISNNVRVLEGALTRLFAFASLVGREITLDMAQESLADILRQSDRKVTMDEIMRKTCDYYNVRMSDMMSPKRSRNIARPRQMAMWLAKHLTQRSYPEIGKRFGGRDHTTVIHAVRKIEELKAQDSQVAEDAELLRRMLEA, encoded by the coding sequence GAAGCTGAATGGGGACAGATACGTGCGGCACTTGAACAAACGGTGGGCAAAAACAACCACCTGACATGGATAGAACCTCTTAGCTTCTTGGGCTTTGACGATGGCGTCATTGAGTTTCAGGTGAAAACCACCTTCATGGGGGACTGGGTTTCGCGCAATTTCGGCGATGAGATCAAGCGCGAAAGTCTGAAGCAAGGGGTCCAGGTTGACCGGATTGTCTTCAAAGTCGGCGGCGCAAAAACTGCCGTGGCAAAGCCCGAAAAGGTGGCAGAACCTCTCAGGACCGTGTCTGCAAAGGCGGACGTCGATCTGCCGGGTGCGCCCTTGGACAAACGGTTCACATTTGATCGTTTCGTGGTCGGCAAGCCGAACGAGCTGGCACATGCCGCGTCCCGTCGTGTCGCTGAAGGCGGAGCCGTTACATTCAACCCGCTGTTCCTTTATGGCGGTGTCGGCCTCGGCAAAACGCACCTGATGCACGCGATCGCCTGGGAGCTTCAGGAACGCTCGCCAAAGCTGCGCGTCGTGTATCTGTCGGCTGAACAGTTCATGTACCGTTTCATCCAGGCGCTGCGCGACAAGCAGATGATGGACTTCAAAGAATTGTTCCGCTCCGTTGACGTGTTGATGGTGGATGACGTGCAATTCATCGCCGGCAAAGACAGCACGCAGGACGAATTCTTCCACACATTCAACGCTTTGGTCGATCAGGGCAAGCAGGTCATCATCTCCGCCGACCGTGCGCCGGGCGAGATTGACGGTCTAGAAGACCGCATCAAGTCGCGCTTGCAATGGGGGCTCGTCGTTGACCTTCACCCAACGGACTACGAACTGCGCTTGGGCATCCTTCAACAGAAGGTCGAGAACTACAAATCCCAGTACCAAGAGTTGCAAATCTCCGACGGTGTTTTGGAATTTCTGGCGCACCGCATCTCAAACAATGTGCGCGTCCTGGAGGGCGCACTGACCCGCCTCTTCGCGTTCGCATCACTGGTTGGCCGTGAGATTACGTTGGATATGGCGCAGGAAAGTCTCGCTGACATTCTGCGCCAATCCGACCGCAAGGTCACAATGGACGAGATCATGCGCAAGACCTGTGACTACTACAACGTGCGGATGTCCGACATGATGTCGCCCAAGCGGTCTCGTAACATCGCGCGGCCTCGCCAGATGGCGATGTGGCTGGCCAAGCATCTGACGCAGCGGTCCTATCCTGAGATCGGCAAACGCTTCGGGGGTCGTGACCACACGACCGTTATCCACGCGGTTCGCAAGATCGAGGAGCTGAAGGCGCAAGACAGTCAGGTTGCTGAAGACGCGGAGCTTCTGCGACGTATGCTTGAGGCTTGA
- the dnaN gene encoding DNA polymerase III subunit beta, translating into MKISVERSVLLKAVGQAQSVVERRNTIPILANVLIEAEGNTVSFRATDLDIEVVDKAAAQVERAGATTVSATTLHEIVRKLPDGALVSLSDDGTSGRLTVEAGRSNFSLATLPKEDFPVMASSEYESNFSASAPVLRRLFDKSKFAISTEETRYYLNGVYMHVSDADGGKVLRCVATDGHRLARIDADLPSDAAGMPGVIVPRKTVAELRKLLDDDEMQIAVSVSETKVRFATPDITLTSKVIDGTFPDYTRVIPQGNTRQMTVEAKDFATAVDRVATVSSERSRAVKLQLSEDKLVLSVNAPDSGAAEEELGVAYSGELLEIGFNAKYLLEIAGQVDRENAVFMFNSAGDPALMQEGNDSSAIYVVMPMRV; encoded by the coding sequence ATGAAAATCAGTGTCGAACGCAGCGTGCTATTGAAGGCCGTAGGCCAAGCCCAATCCGTCGTTGAGCGCCGGAACACAATTCCGATTTTGGCCAACGTACTGATCGAAGCCGAGGGCAACACCGTCAGCTTCCGCGCGACGGACCTTGATATCGAAGTCGTCGACAAAGCCGCCGCGCAAGTCGAACGTGCAGGGGCCACCACGGTCTCCGCGACCACGCTTCATGAGATCGTGCGCAAGCTTCCTGACGGGGCCTTGGTCTCGCTTTCAGACGATGGCACCTCCGGGAGGCTTACGGTTGAGGCGGGGCGGTCCAATTTCTCGCTAGCAACGTTGCCGAAGGAAGACTTTCCGGTGATGGCATCGTCGGAGTACGAGTCGAATTTTTCGGCCTCGGCACCGGTGCTGCGCAGGCTTTTTGACAAGTCCAAATTCGCAATTTCTACTGAAGAAACAAGATATTATCTCAACGGCGTGTATATGCATGTGTCGGATGCAGATGGTGGAAAAGTTCTGCGGTGTGTGGCCACCGATGGTCACCGTTTGGCGCGAATTGATGCGGATCTGCCGTCTGATGCAGCAGGTATGCCGGGCGTCATTGTCCCCCGTAAGACTGTCGCGGAGCTCCGCAAATTGCTTGATGATGACGAGATGCAGATCGCGGTTTCCGTGTCGGAAACCAAAGTGCGGTTTGCAACGCCCGATATCACGCTGACGTCGAAAGTCATCGACGGAACCTTCCCCGACTACACCCGCGTTATTCCGCAAGGTAACACGCGCCAGATGACAGTAGAGGCAAAGGATTTCGCCACGGCGGTGGATCGTGTGGCGACGGTGTCTTCTGAACGCTCGCGTGCGGTGAAATTGCAGCTGTCGGAAGATAAGCTGGTCCTGTCGGTCAATGCTCCCGATTCAGGTGCGGCTGAGGAAGAACTTGGCGTCGCGTACAGCGGCGAATTGCTGGAAATTGGGTTTAATGCCAAATACCTGCTCGAAATCGCTGGTCAAGTGGACCGCGAAAACGCGGTTTTCATGTTTAATTCCGCAGGTGATCCGGCTTTGATGCAGGAAGGCAATGACAGCTCTGCAATTTACGTTGTGATGCCGATGCGCGTTTGA